The following proteins are encoded in a genomic region of Variovorax paradoxus:
- a CDS encoding EscU/YscU/HrcU family type III secretion system export apparatus switch protein, with amino-acid sequence MAEKDQAPTAKRLRDARKRGEVVFSTDVASTVVFVVVVLSLWLGGQLIYSLLRELWLHATSTTLLTAPDDRFVELLLHTGETLVWGTLPVMAIAAAAGIVGSLFQVGGVAAWERLKPDVNRMNPAEGLTRIFSTRSLINLLKMCTKTALLALLMFVVVRGFVDTALKLGYARPEGIMTAAAHMVLVAFGWAVVIYAVMAAVDYVHERHEFMKQQRMSIEEIRQEYKEMEGDPINRSRRRSAHFEAVYASLNDRVRAASAVIHSPRIAVALQYLGETDLPRVIARGEGEVAAQIRRFASEGLIPTEFEPALAERIYEDVPEDQPIPRALYAPVAKLLRWAQGSE; translated from the coding sequence ATGGCAGAGAAAGACCAGGCCCCCACCGCCAAGCGGCTGCGCGATGCGCGCAAGCGCGGCGAGGTGGTGTTCAGCACCGACGTGGCTTCCACGGTGGTGTTCGTCGTGGTCGTGCTGTCGCTGTGGCTCGGCGGCCAGCTCATCTACAGCCTGCTGCGCGAGCTGTGGCTGCATGCCACCAGCACCACCTTGCTCACGGCGCCCGACGACCGGTTTGTCGAACTGCTGCTGCACACGGGCGAAACCCTGGTGTGGGGAACGCTGCCGGTCATGGCCATTGCGGCCGCGGCCGGGATCGTGGGTTCGCTGTTCCAGGTGGGTGGCGTGGCGGCCTGGGAGCGGCTGAAGCCCGACGTCAACCGCATGAACCCGGCCGAGGGGCTGACGCGCATCTTCTCGACGCGCAGCCTTATCAACCTGCTGAAGATGTGCACCAAGACTGCGCTGCTGGCCTTGCTGATGTTCGTGGTGGTGCGCGGCTTTGTCGATACCGCGCTCAAGCTGGGCTATGCGCGGCCCGAGGGAATCATGACGGCCGCGGCGCATATGGTGCTGGTTGCCTTCGGCTGGGCGGTGGTGATCTACGCGGTGATGGCCGCAGTCGACTACGTGCACGAACGCCACGAGTTCATGAAGCAGCAGCGCATGTCCATCGAAGAGATCCGCCAGGAATACAAGGAGATGGAAGGCGACCCGATCAACCGCTCGCGCCGGCGTTCGGCCCACTTCGAGGCGGTGTACGCGAGCCTCAACGACCGGGTGCGCGCGGCGTCGGCCGTGATCCATTCGCCGCGCATTGCGGTCGCCCTGCAATACCTCGGCGAAACCGACCTGCCGCGCGTGATCGCGCGCGGCGAGGGCGAGGTGGCCGCGCAGATCCGGCGCTTTGCCAGCGAAGGATTGATTCCGACCGAATTCGAGCCCGCGCTGGCCGAGCGCATCTACGAGGACGTGCCCGAGGACCAGCCGATTCCCCGCGCGCTCTATGCGCCCGTCGCCAAGCTTCTGCGCTGGGCGCAGGGCAGCGAATGA